From Bacteroidales bacterium, one genomic window encodes:
- a CDS encoding biotin/lipoyl-binding protein has product MSLEIVSGKRKETIEILKQDGNKITLLLGKTNYELNVVRTSNYQYSIIYNGKSYDIAVVKEKDHKNYIVDTEAHSYKIEIIDAESKFQKMKQKTETEDEDNSIISPIPGKVVKIFVKTGQKVKTGDTIIVISAMKMDSEFKTKKNGVVKKINVKEGDTVEGGKKLVIIK; this is encoded by the coding sequence ATGTCACTTGAAATAGTCTCCGGAAAACGAAAAGAAACCATTGAGATCCTGAAACAGGACGGCAATAAAATAACATTATTGCTTGGCAAAACAAATTATGAGCTCAATGTCGTAAGAACTTCAAACTATCAGTATTCCATTATTTATAATGGAAAATCATATGATATTGCGGTTGTAAAAGAAAAAGATCATAAAAACTATATCGTAGATACCGAAGCCCATTCTTATAAAATTGAGATTATAGATGCGGAAAGTAAATTCCAGAAAATGAAACAAAAAACCGAAACTGAAGACGAAGATAATTCAATTATATCACCAATACCAGGCAAAGTGGTCAAAATTTTTGTTAAAACAGGGCAGAAAGTTAAAACCGGTGATACAATTATTGTTATTTCAGCAATGAAAATGGATAGTGAGTTTAAAACAAAAAAGAATGGAGTTGTTAAGAAAATCAATGTAAAAGAAGGAGATACAGTGGAAGGTGGGAAAAAACTTGTAATTATTAAATAG